A genome region from Fodinibius salicampi includes the following:
- a CDS encoding ATP-dependent Clp protease proteolytic subunit produces the protein MGSDNKTSFHQTVANRLFKSRIIIINGEITQELVGNVAGQLLALSSESNEPITLFIHSQGGHVDSGHAIYDAIRFIDARVRMVGNGWVASAGALIYVSVPKEDRYCLPNTRFLLHQPSGGAKGSGSDIAIEAEEIVKMRERLNKIIAEATGKPIEKVAEDTQRNFWLTAEEAKEYGLVGSIVEQVSEVD, from the coding sequence ATGGGATCTGATAACAAGACCTCATTCCATCAAACGGTAGCAAACCGTCTTTTTAAATCACGTATCATTATCATTAATGGGGAGATAACTCAAGAGTTAGTAGGTAATGTTGCGGGACAACTTTTAGCTCTTTCCTCGGAATCCAACGAACCAATTACCTTGTTTATTCACTCACAGGGCGGCCATGTCGACTCTGGTCACGCTATTTACGATGCTATACGGTTCATAGATGCACGTGTCCGTATGGTAGGTAATGGCTGGGTAGCAAGTGCAGGCGCGTTAATCTATGTTTCAGTGCCCAAGGAAGATCGATATTGTCTGCCCAATACGCGTTTCCTTTTACATCAACCCAGCGGGGGAGCAAAGGGAAGTGGTAGTGATATTGCTATAGAGGCAGAAGAAATTGTAAAAATGAGGGAGCGATTGAACAAGATTATTGCTGAAGCTACAGGTAAACCGATCGAAAAAGTAGCGGAAGATACACAACGTAATTTTTGGCTCACTGCCGAAGAAGCAAAGGAATATGGGCTAGTGGGTTCAATTGTTGAACAGGTTTCTGAAGTAGATTGA
- a CDS encoding DNA-3-methyladenine glycosylase family protein, whose translation MVRSKTQSKSFLSPPRRPGIALLYAEPVLWTPMMGIPDLFEALCWCVIGQQINLTFAYRLKRRLVERYGTSITYKLQRHHFFPKPKILAQITIDELREMQFSRRKAEYIIGIVQQFAEEKLSKSFLANLPNKQQRLKSLIKIRGVGEWTANYVLMKSLKQMNCITYGDTGLQSAVFSLLNLKRKPTRKEIEDFFEPFTGWKSYLNIYLWRTLS comes from the coding sequence ATGGTTCGATCTAAAACGCAATCTAAATCCTTTTTATCACCTCCTCGACGACCGGGAATCGCTCTCCTTTATGCAGAACCAGTACTATGGACTCCGATGATGGGGATACCAGACCTTTTTGAGGCCCTTTGCTGGTGTGTAATCGGTCAACAGATTAACCTGACATTTGCCTACCGGTTGAAACGTCGACTGGTAGAGAGATACGGAACCTCCATCACCTATAAATTACAGCGGCACCACTTCTTCCCAAAGCCGAAGATTCTAGCCCAGATAACGATAGATGAACTCCGAGAGATGCAGTTTTCACGCAGGAAGGCGGAATATATTATTGGAATAGTCCAACAGTTTGCAGAAGAAAAGTTATCAAAATCATTCTTAGCGAACCTTCCAAACAAACAACAACGGCTAAAAAGCCTGATAAAAATCAGAGGCGTAGGAGAATGGACCGCCAATTATGTATTAATGAAATCATTAAAACAGATGAACTGCATTACCTATGGAGATACCGGATTGCAAAGCGCCGTTTTCTCCCTTCTTAATCTTAAACGCAAACCCACCCGTAAAGAGATTGAGGACTTTTTTGAGCCTTTTACCGGGTGGAAGTCGTATCTGAATATCTATCTCTGGAGAACCTTGAGTTAA
- a CDS encoding bifunctional transcriptional activator/DNA repair enzyme AdaA, which translates to MTDYQRVAKAITYIKEHSVEQPNLDAIAKAVHLSPYHFHRMFKEWAGVTPKEFLQYISLNYAKELLKKNESIEEATFHTGLSSTSRLHDLFVNIEGMTPGEYKKRGDNLNIRYDFSKSPFGKMLIASTGKGICNLSFIEDEEGGEEIIRKSWANANVTQSKDKHIQDLEEILANDWQDLDEVKLHIRGTEFQLKVWEALLKIPVGQLVSYSDVAEAIENPKASRAVGTALANNPIAYLIPCHRVIRKVGGIGKYRWGDIRKQAIIGWEASQITDVKND; encoded by the coding sequence ATGACAGACTACCAGCGAGTGGCCAAAGCCATCACTTACATTAAAGAACATTCCGTTGAGCAGCCCAATCTGGATGCTATTGCTAAGGCAGTGCATCTCAGTCCATATCATTTTCACCGGATGTTTAAAGAGTGGGCAGGGGTGACTCCTAAAGAATTCCTGCAATATATTAGTTTGAATTATGCCAAAGAACTGTTAAAAAAGAATGAGTCTATCGAAGAAGCTACCTTTCATACCGGGCTTTCGAGTACCAGCAGACTACATGACCTTTTTGTCAATATTGAAGGGATGACACCCGGCGAATATAAAAAGAGAGGTGATAACCTAAATATTCGATATGATTTCAGTAAAAGTCCATTTGGTAAAATGTTGATAGCCTCTACCGGTAAAGGTATTTGTAATTTGAGTTTTATAGAAGACGAAGAGGGAGGAGAGGAAATTATCAGAAAAAGCTGGGCGAATGCCAATGTTACCCAAAGCAAAGATAAGCATATCCAAGATCTGGAAGAGATCTTAGCAAATGACTGGCAGGATTTGGATGAAGTTAAATTGCATATTCGAGGAACTGAATTCCAGCTGAAAGTGTGGGAGGCTCTTTTGAAAATTCCTGTTGGTCAGCTGGTTTCATACTCCGATGTAGCAGAAGCAATTGAGAATCCCAAAGCTTCCCGTGCTGTTGGTACCGCATTGGCTAATAATCCTATTGCGTACCTGATTCCTTGCCATCGGGTAATTCGAAAGGTGGGAGGTATTGGGAAATACCGATGGGGCGATATTCGAAAGCAGGCTATCATAGGATGGGAAGCGTCACAGATTACGGATGTAAAAAATGATTAG
- a CDS encoding SulP family inorganic anion transporter: protein MVFVEQLKKTDFNLKNEVLSGLTVSLALVPEAVAFSLIAEVSPLVGLYSAFIIGLITAVLGGRPGMISGATGAIAVVIISLVARHGIEYLFAAVVLMGIIQMIIGALRLGKFIRLVPHAVMYGFVNGLAVVIFMAQFKQFQYEAADGAMYWLTGMPLWIMLGFVLLTMAIIHYMPKLTKAVPASLTAILVVSGIIISFGISTKTVGDIASISGGLPSFHIPDIPFNLETLMIVFPYSLIMALVGLIESLLTLAVVDEMTETRGRGNKESVAQGIANTVCGFFGGMGGCAMIGQSIINVSSGGRNRISGIVAAVMLLLFILMGSSLIEQVPMAALVGLMFMVAIGTFEWASLRMFKNVPHTDFIVMITVALVTVIFHNLAIAVLIGVVISALKFAWENALRIRARKRIDEDGIKHYEIYGPLFFGSVGLFQEKFKIEEDPDEIIIDFEESRVVDHSAIEALNKVTERYAKVGKKVHLKHLSSDCRNMLDNASAIIDVNYWEDPKYKLVSDKLA, encoded by the coding sequence ATGGTTTTTGTCGAACAACTTAAAAAGACTGATTTTAATCTTAAGAACGAAGTACTATCCGGCTTAACAGTATCCCTGGCCCTTGTACCCGAAGCCGTTGCTTTTTCGCTTATTGCAGAAGTAAGTCCCCTGGTAGGGCTGTACTCTGCCTTTATTATCGGACTGATTACTGCTGTTCTGGGTGGACGTCCCGGTATGATCTCGGGCGCCACCGGAGCCATCGCCGTCGTGATCATCAGTCTGGTGGCTCGTCATGGTATTGAGTACCTGTTTGCCGCTGTAGTATTAATGGGTATCATCCAAATGATAATCGGAGCATTACGGCTGGGTAAATTTATCCGTCTTGTCCCGCATGCTGTCATGTATGGCTTTGTCAATGGGCTGGCAGTAGTAATATTTATGGCACAGTTTAAACAGTTTCAATACGAAGCCGCCGATGGTGCTATGTATTGGTTAACCGGTATGCCACTGTGGATTATGCTGGGATTTGTACTACTTACGATGGCCATTATTCACTACATGCCTAAGTTAACCAAAGCGGTTCCGGCATCACTTACTGCAATTTTAGTAGTATCCGGTATCATTATTTCTTTTGGTATTTCCACTAAAACCGTAGGCGATATTGCATCTATTTCAGGCGGACTTCCCTCTTTCCATATCCCGGATATCCCGTTCAACCTGGAAACCCTTATGATTGTATTTCCCTACTCACTCATTATGGCGCTGGTAGGTTTAATTGAAAGCTTACTTACTCTGGCCGTAGTGGATGAGATGACAGAAACAAGAGGACGTGGAAATAAAGAAAGCGTAGCCCAGGGCATTGCCAACACCGTCTGCGGATTTTTCGGTGGAATGGGGGGTTGTGCAATGATTGGTCAAAGTATTATAAATGTCAGTTCGGGCGGCCGGAATCGTATATCAGGCATCGTGGCTGCAGTTATGTTGCTACTTTTTATACTGATGGGTTCATCACTTATTGAACAGGTGCCAATGGCTGCATTAGTCGGACTTATGTTTATGGTAGCTATCGGAACCTTCGAATGGGCTAGCCTGCGGATGTTTAAGAATGTCCCTCATACCGACTTCATTGTAATGATAACGGTGGCATTAGTTACGGTAATTTTTCACAATCTTGCTATAGCAGTGCTAATCGGAGTTGTTATTTCGGCCTTGAAATTTGCCTGGGAGAATGCTCTGCGTATTCGAGCCCGTAAGAGAATAGACGAAGACGGAATCAAGCACTACGAGATCTACGGCCCGTTATTTTTTGGATCTGTTGGTTTATTCCAGGAAAAGTTTAAGATAGAGGAAGATCCTGATGAAATTATTATTGATTTTGAGGAGTCGCGCGTGGTTGATCATTCAGCAATTGAAGCATTAAATAAAGTTACTGAACGTTATGCCAAGGTGGGCAAGAAAGTTCATCTAAAGCACCTCAGCTCCGATTGCAGAAATATGCTCGATAATGCTTCTGCAATTATTGATGTGAACTATTGGGAAGATCCCAAATACAAGTTAGTTTCGGATAAGCTTGCATAA
- a CDS encoding SRPBCC family protein, which yields MDNYGIFPEPGIVQFERLLPGPIERVWAYLIESDKKAKWLAAGVVEPRVGGRVEFKFKHSDLSETDEPIPEKYKHMEGGTYFEGRVTEWDPPRLLSYTWGEGTGEESEVTFELTPEGEKVRLVLTHRRLGDDPDILISVASGWHTHMDILVDRLNGRTPRGFWSVHNRMEQEYRGKI from the coding sequence ATGGATAATTATGGCATCTTTCCAGAACCGGGTATCGTTCAGTTTGAACGGCTTCTACCCGGGCCGATTGAGCGGGTGTGGGCCTATTTGATAGAATCCGATAAGAAGGCAAAGTGGCTGGCCGCCGGCGTGGTGGAGCCCCGTGTAGGCGGAAGAGTAGAATTTAAATTCAAGCACAGCGATTTATCTGAAACCGACGAACCCATACCGGAAAAATATAAGCATATGGAAGGTGGAACTTATTTCGAAGGGCGCGTTACCGAATGGGATCCACCCCGCCTGCTTAGTTACACCTGGGGAGAAGGTACGGGCGAAGAATCTGAAGTTACCTTTGAACTGACGCCTGAAGGAGAGAAGGTTCGGCTTGTATTAACACATCGTCGGCTTGGCGATGATCCCGATATACTCATTAGCGTGGCCAGCGGTTGGCATACGCACATGGATATATTGGTTGATCGCCTTAATGGCCGAACTCCCCGGGGATTCTGGTCGGTTCATAACCGAATGGAGCAAGAATATAGAGGAAAAATATAA
- a CDS encoding SRPBCC family protein translates to MADIEITNYLNVSPRVVHQALTSKKGLSETWTRQCNVANEKGSINVFEFGDESPTKFRIDELLANKEIRWFCIESDPEWVGTTIIFELEENNGKTSVTIKQKKWKEITEFYRWCNYNWAFFLYSLKRYCEEGKGIPFQERNF, encoded by the coding sequence ATGGCAGATATTGAAATTACTAACTATTTGAATGTGTCTCCCCGAGTGGTGCATCAGGCTCTTACAAGCAAGAAAGGGCTCTCTGAAACGTGGACACGGCAATGTAATGTTGCGAATGAAAAGGGATCCATCAATGTGTTTGAATTTGGAGATGAGAGTCCAACTAAATTCCGGATTGACGAACTTTTAGCCAATAAAGAAATACGCTGGTTTTGCATCGAGTCTGATCCCGAATGGGTTGGAACGACCATAATTTTTGAGCTGGAAGAGAATAACGGCAAGACGTCTGTAACTATTAAACAAAAAAAATGGAAAGAAATAACAGAATTCTACCGCTGGTGTAACTACAACTGGGCATTTTTTCTGTACAGCTTGAAACGGTATTGCGAAGAAGGAAAAGGCATTCCCTTTCAGGAACGCAACTTTTAA
- a CDS encoding VOC family protein, translating to MKIQLTSVHVDDSIKAFEFYTEILGFEEQMYMPDAYVAIVVSPEDPEGTALLLEPSDNPIAKNYKEGLYEQGIPAIVFGVEDIQKEFERLQKAGVEFRKEPTQTDWGYEAILDDTCGNYIQLVQI from the coding sequence ATGAAAATACAGCTCACCAGCGTGCACGTAGACGATTCGATTAAAGCCTTTGAATTCTATACAGAAATACTGGGCTTTGAGGAGCAGATGTACATGCCTGATGCATATGTGGCCATTGTAGTTTCGCCTGAAGATCCGGAAGGAACGGCCCTGCTTTTAGAGCCCAGCGATAATCCTATCGCAAAAAACTATAAAGAAGGATTATACGAGCAAGGTATTCCGGCTATAGTTTTCGGTGTGGAAGATATACAAAAAGAGTTTGAACGTCTCCAAAAAGCCGGGGTGGAGTTCAGGAAGGAGCCTACGCAGACAGATTGGGGATATGAGGCAATTCTTGATGATACCTGTGGCAATTACATTCAGTTGGTGCAAATTTAA
- a CDS encoding SRPBCC family protein, translating into MSSQAQLNAKSGMLIRRSTGEVFEALVNPDVTTQFWFTKSSGRLEEGKTVTWTWGQFGVSADITVTKIEDNKLIQFQWPSGEEESAYRTVRLSFESKAGGTTFVQVIESEFDKNDEQLINKIAGQTEGWALVLSAMKAWLEYGINLNLISDHKPNI; encoded by the coding sequence ATGTCTTCACAAGCTCAACTTAATGCGAAATCAGGAATGCTCATTCGGCGGTCCACGGGCGAAGTGTTTGAAGCCTTGGTTAATCCTGATGTGACAACCCAATTTTGGTTTACCAAGAGCAGTGGTCGGCTGGAAGAAGGTAAAACTGTGACATGGACTTGGGGACAGTTTGGCGTTAGCGCAGATATAACGGTAACTAAGATCGAGGATAATAAGCTGATCCAATTTCAATGGCCCTCCGGTGAAGAAGAATCCGCCTATAGAACGGTTAGGTTATCATTTGAATCGAAAGCAGGGGGAACTACCTTTGTACAGGTTATTGAAAGTGAGTTTGACAAAAATGATGAACAGCTGATCAATAAGATTGCGGGTCAAACTGAAGGCTGGGCTTTAGTACTCTCGGCCATGAAAGCATGGCTGGAATATGGGATTAATTTGAACCTGATAAGCGATCACAAACCAAATATATAG
- a CDS encoding ArsR/SmtB family transcription factor, which yields MQRDVFQAIADPTRREIIDLLADQSLPVKEVASNFEMSRPAVSKHLKILDECGLVVIRQKGRKRLYRSDPRKLQEVAEWAARYRRFWSQKLDALEALLQEENEK from the coding sequence ATGCAACGAGATGTATTTCAGGCGATTGCCGATCCGACCAGGAGGGAGATCATTGATCTGTTGGCCGATCAGTCGCTGCCGGTTAAAGAGGTAGCCAGCAACTTTGAAATGTCCCGGCCGGCCGTTTCCAAACATCTGAAAATTTTGGATGAGTGCGGATTGGTTGTGATTCGACAAAAAGGTCGAAAGCGATTGTATCGGTCCGATCCCCGGAAGCTGCAAGAGGTAGCGGAATGGGCGGCGCGCTATCGGAGATTCTGGTCTCAGAAACTGGATGCATTGGAAGCCTTATTGCAAGAAGAAAATGAAAAATAG
- a CDS encoding DNA alkylation repair protein gives MAIGCNGKSLKERVELIADQLYWYLPDDYQESVALLIQILGPENEEETGMFSRFYWVMPIAKYIEKYGLSHFSTSMEAIGEITKRNTGEYAIRPFIRAYPDQTLRQMKIWATSENFHLRRLALEGLRPKLPWATKLELFINQPEPVFDILEFLKEDTVLFVKKSVANHIADYLKVNPTAVEGFISDWRSSENEHTQWILKYAMRNPKKV, from the coding sequence GTGGCTATTGGTTGTAACGGCAAAAGCCTAAAAGAGCGCGTTGAATTGATTGCGGATCAACTCTACTGGTATCTTCCTGATGATTACCAAGAATCCGTAGCGCTGTTGATTCAAATATTGGGTCCCGAAAACGAAGAGGAAACGGGCATGTTCTCCCGCTTTTATTGGGTCATGCCCATCGCCAAATATATAGAAAAGTATGGTTTGAGCCACTTTTCTACTTCAATGGAGGCCATAGGAGAGATAACGAAACGAAATACCGGGGAATATGCCATTCGACCTTTTATCCGAGCATATCCTGATCAGACGCTACGGCAGATGAAGATATGGGCAACATCCGAAAATTTTCATCTGCGTCGACTTGCTTTGGAAGGGCTTCGTCCCAAATTGCCCTGGGCGACTAAACTGGAATTGTTTATCAACCAGCCGGAACCGGTATTTGATATTCTGGAGTTCCTAAAAGAAGACACGGTTCTTTTTGTTAAAAAATCGGTTGCCAATCATATTGCCGATTATTTAAAAGTCAATCCTACTGCGGTGGAGGGATTTATCTCCGATTGGAGAAGCTCGGAGAACGAGCATACCCAATGGATTCTTAAATATGCAATGAGGAACCCAAAAAAGGTCTAA
- a CDS encoding VOC family protein, whose translation MKLYAGVVTSKMEESKAFYSELLDFDVTFENDFYLLMHTPNKQAEISFLLPDHPSQQPLFQDAFQGQGMFLTIEVEDVDQKFKELKGKGADIKIALRDELWGDRHFAIEDPNGVGIDIVEYHQP comes from the coding sequence ATGAAATTATATGCTGGTGTTGTTACCTCCAAAATGGAAGAAAGCAAGGCTTTTTACTCAGAGCTGCTTGACTTTGATGTAACCTTTGAAAACGACTTTTACCTGCTCATGCATACGCCAAACAAGCAGGCGGAAATTAGCTTTCTGTTGCCTGATCATCCTTCACAGCAGCCGCTCTTCCAGGATGCTTTTCAGGGACAGGGGATGTTTCTTACCATTGAAGTTGAGGATGTAGATCAAAAATTTAAGGAGCTGAAAGGGAAGGGAGCTGATATTAAAATAGCGTTGCGCGATGAGCTGTGGGGCGACCGCCATTTTGCCATTGAAGATCCCAATGGTGTGGGTATTGATATCGTAGAATACCATCAGCCATGA
- a CDS encoding helix-turn-helix domain-containing protein — translation MHRYFFELKNSQRSFVMGLASRYTEFPLGRSFNYVGIRFLPSAFSRLFRMTALELTNRCEALDSVDSGAAAFISLSFHPALTFQEQKSILDGYFLNHIRHAPVKRDPRVCRALHTILANGGDLQLARDLDPGLSPRQLRRLFNQDVGGSPKTFSRIIRFQHVLRTAKTYHNVRRSHFFDAGYYDQSHFIKEFEALYGQLPSKALKR, via the coding sequence ATGCATCGATATTTTTTTGAGCTAAAAAATTCCCAAAGATCCTTTGTAATGGGTTTGGCTTCCCGTTATACCGAATTTCCGCTTGGCAGATCGTTTAACTATGTGGGGATTCGTTTTTTGCCGTCGGCATTCTCACGGCTTTTTAGGATGACTGCCTTGGAGTTGACAAACCGGTGTGAAGCACTGGATAGCGTAGATTCAGGGGCGGCTGCATTTATTTCTCTAAGTTTTCATCCTGCATTAACGTTTCAAGAACAAAAGTCGATTTTGGACGGCTATTTTCTGAATCACATCCGCCATGCCCCCGTTAAGAGGGACCCGAGAGTCTGTCGGGCACTCCATACGATTTTAGCGAACGGTGGAGATCTTCAGCTTGCAAGAGATCTGGATCCGGGACTTAGTCCACGTCAACTGCGCAGGTTATTTAATCAAGACGTCGGAGGATCACCTAAAACGTTCAGCAGGATTATTCGTTTTCAACATGTCCTGAGAACAGCAAAAACATATCATAATGTACGAAGGAGTCACTTCTTTGATGCCGGATATTACGATCAGTCGCACTTTATCAAAGAGTTTGAAGCGCTGTATGGTCAGCTCCCGTCCAAAGCATTAAAGAGGTGA
- a CDS encoding DUF6597 domain-containing transcriptional factor: MDKQFNIHKLYQPLQPTVSGTNGSITYKELPPDEEGQEFIYCYWQLKTTDKLEDSFRYRVVADGCIDIFLS, from the coding sequence ATGGATAAACAATTCAACATCCATAAGCTCTACCAGCCATTGCAGCCAACCGTTTCCGGAACGAACGGTAGCATAACCTATAAAGAGCTGCCTCCCGATGAAGAGGGGCAGGAGTTTATCTATTGCTACTGGCAGCTTAAGACGACTGACAAACTGGAGGATTCCTTCCGCTATCGGGTCGTAGCCGATGGATGCATCGATATTTTTTTGAGCTAA
- a CDS encoding DinB family protein, with product MGNRTKQEYDYHQWANNRFFEHLVELPDKVYEKEIQSVFSSVAEVIVHIYQTDGMWLSVMSGDSFEETMSVIDQLKERVADRSLGHMQQLYTELAKEYKTFFDDCGDLSKVISINHPKYGSLETPVADLVKHVVNHGTYHRGNITAMLRQQGQAGVPTDYIFYLYEIA from the coding sequence ATGGGGAACCGTACTAAGCAGGAATACGATTACCACCAATGGGCGAATAACAGGTTTTTTGAACATCTGGTAGAACTTCCGGATAAAGTGTACGAAAAGGAAATACAAAGTGTCTTTTCATCCGTCGCCGAAGTGATTGTCCATATCTACCAAACGGATGGTATGTGGCTGAGCGTGATGTCAGGCGATTCGTTTGAAGAAACCATGTCCGTAATCGATCAGTTAAAAGAAAGAGTCGCGGATCGGAGTCTTGGTCATATGCAGCAACTCTATACCGAGCTTGCCAAAGAATACAAGACATTTTTTGATGATTGTGGAGATCTAAGTAAAGTTATTAGTATCAATCATCCCAAATATGGAAGCCTTGAAACGCCCGTTGCGGATCTGGTAAAACATGTAGTTAATCACGGAACCTATCATAGGGGGAATATTACTGCCATGCTCCGACAACAAGGGCAGGCCGGCGTACCAACGGATTATATCTTTTACTTATACGAGATTGCCTGA
- a CDS encoding DinB family protein, translating into MELVPLFSNELEQEAETTQKFLKLVPDEKFDWNPHQKSMTLKELTVHIAEIPGWIETVLNQDVLDFADGYEPTPVENSNDLIELLEQSVQKSKEALNGASEDDLLPDWTMKNGDQILMVMPRHEIIRHSLSQIIHHRAQLGVYLRLLDIPIPGSYGPSADEQSF; encoded by the coding sequence ATGGAACTGGTACCTCTATTTTCTAATGAGCTGGAGCAGGAAGCCGAGACAACCCAAAAATTTCTTAAACTTGTTCCTGATGAGAAGTTTGACTGGAACCCCCATCAAAAGAGTATGACACTCAAGGAGCTAACCGTTCATATTGCCGAAATACCCGGCTGGATCGAGACGGTTCTCAATCAAGATGTACTGGATTTTGCGGATGGATACGAGCCGACGCCTGTAGAAAATTCGAACGATTTGATAGAGCTTTTGGAACAATCGGTGCAGAAGTCAAAAGAAGCCTTGAATGGAGCCAGCGAAGACGATCTGTTGCCTGACTGGACGATGAAAAACGGTGATCAGATACTGATGGTAATGCCCAGGCACGAAATTATTCGTCACTCGCTAAGCCAGATTATTCATCATCGCGCTCAATTGGGGGTTTATCTGCGTCTGCTGGATATCCCGATTCCTGGCAGTTATGGTCCCAGTGCAGATGAGCAAAGTTTTTAG
- a CDS encoding helix-turn-helix transcriptional regulator, whose product MNRIDRLTAIIIYLQGHHRITVDELADRYDISTRTVYRDLRALQEAGVPIGSEEGKGYFIVKGYHLPPVMFDKDEAAALLAGERLMQKWKETKLSESYLSALDKIRAVLHSREKKYLDTLDQHIKTFTHSDERQVETDYLIFVFLQDAVVRGSVISLEYYSPYKDQYTQRDVEPLGLLIRDNYWYLAAWCRLRTDYRMFRVDRIESYKKTGEQLPELPEHTLQEFSEQSLREEKDLKEVVVQFDEEMVRYLGDQKHYRGWTSEERVDGGVKMTFLTSSVEYFARWLLMWGDGVIVHQSKQLKERVRELSKELYQHHNS is encoded by the coding sequence ATGAATCGTATTGATCGGCTTACAGCTATTATTATTTATCTGCAGGGACATCACCGGATCACGGTAGATGAGCTGGCCGATCGGTATGACATCAGTACTCGTACGGTCTACCGTGATTTACGCGCCCTCCAAGAGGCTGGGGTACCTATCGGATCTGAAGAGGGAAAGGGATATTTTATTGTAAAAGGATATCACCTGCCCCCGGTCATGTTTGATAAGGATGAAGCTGCGGCTTTGCTGGCTGGTGAGCGCCTGATGCAAAAATGGAAAGAGACCAAGCTCAGTGAATCTTACCTTTCTGCCTTAGATAAAATCCGGGCGGTATTGCATTCCCGCGAAAAGAAATATCTCGATACGCTTGACCAACACATTAAAACATTTACCCATTCGGATGAACGACAGGTCGAAACTGATTACCTCATCTTTGTTTTCCTTCAGGATGCGGTTGTTCGGGGTTCGGTCATATCGTTGGAATATTATTCGCCTTACAAAGATCAATATACTCAACGTGATGTAGAGCCCCTTGGCCTGCTAATACGTGACAATTATTGGTATCTTGCGGCTTGGTGCCGGTTGCGCACCGACTATCGGATGTTCCGCGTTGACCGGATAGAAAGCTATAAAAAAACAGGAGAGCAATTACCAGAATTGCCGGAGCATACTCTGCAAGAGTTTTCGGAGCAGAGTCTGCGTGAAGAGAAAGACCTGAAGGAAGTGGTCGTTCAGTTCGATGAAGAGATGGTTCGCTATCTGGGCGACCAAAAGCATTACCGGGGGTGGACCTCAGAAGAAAGAGTCGATGGTGGAGTCAAAATGACCTTCCTTACTTCTTCGGTAGAATATTTCGCCCGCTGGCTGCTGATGTGGGGGGATGGTGTTATCGTCCATCAATCTAAGCAACTCAAGGAGCGGGTAAGAGAGTTGAGTAAAGAGTTGTACCAGCATCACAACTCGTGA
- a CDS encoding VOC family protein, whose product MAKPSDKKNSPSIKSNINHIAIAVTDLSESEAFYRDVLGLRQIPEPFKEGRHAWFDLGGAQLHVIKAADQRTSHNRSTHFCFSVEDLDAFIEKISAHGLVYSDSDGNEGEVNIRPDGIRQIFFTDPDGYWVEVNDEFEK is encoded by the coding sequence ATGGCGAAACCATCCGACAAAAAAAACTCTCCATCTATAAAGTCGAATATAAATCACATTGCTATTGCAGTTACTGATTTGTCAGAAAGTGAAGCATTCTACAGGGATGTTCTTGGTCTCAGACAAATACCTGAACCTTTTAAAGAGGGGCGTCATGCCTGGTTTGATCTGGGGGGAGCCCAGCTCCATGTTATCAAAGCAGCTGATCAAAGAACCTCCCATAATAGAAGTACTCACTTTTGTTTTAGCGTCGAGGATCTGGATGCTTTTATTGAGAAAATTAGTGCTCACGGATTGGTGTATTCTGATTCCGATGGCAATGAGGGAGAGGTCAATATACGTCCGGATGGTATCAGGCAAATATTTTTTACGGATCCCGATGGATATTGGGTTGAGGTAAACGATGAATTTGAGAAATAG